From a single bacterium genomic region:
- a CDS encoding SIS domain-containing protein — translation MLSDIKDEPEIFKKLAQFYLPKGKPVENIKINLEKISKIYIVASGSSRNAGNITRYFIESAAQIPVTVEHASEFATRNPVLSSDNLVIFVSQSGETSDVLSALHVAKTKGAYTFAVTNNETSTIHNSADSAVFIYAGKETSIPATKSFASQLVCLYIIGIYLAEKNKTASAGQIESYKQKIHQLPEKIEKLILNTKEIDKIAEKLHNKKSLIILGRGQNFGLAEECALKIKETCYINTGGYPTGEFLHGHLAMLDENSTVISIITKCGLQDEANYTLSTGNTMQLIKKRDADVVIVKDFADSYIESKLSEFKAEYLNISKFDEDFSPVYSAVVLHLLAYKMAELLGNDVNNPRSLSKTVSNE, via the coding sequence AGGACGAACCGGAAATTTTTAAAAAATTAGCACAATTCTACCTCCCTAAAGGAAAACCTGTTGAAAACATCAAAATTAATCTTGAAAAAATTTCCAAAATTTACATTGTAGCAAGCGGATCTTCAAGAAATGCAGGAAACATAACCAGATATTTTATAGAATCAGCGGCACAAATTCCCGTAACAGTCGAGCATGCCAGTGAATTTGCAACGAGAAATCCTGTTTTATCTTCTGATAACCTTGTAATATTTGTTTCTCAGTCAGGAGAAACATCTGATGTCCTTTCTGCTCTTCATGTTGCAAAAACAAAAGGAGCTTATACTTTTGCAGTAACCAATAACGAAACTTCTACAATACATAACTCGGCAGACTCAGCTGTGTTTATTTATGCAGGAAAGGAAACAAGCATTCCTGCAACAAAATCGTTTGCTTCACAACTTGTATGTCTCTATATAATAGGAATTTACCTTGCAGAAAAAAATAAAACCGCTTCTGCCGGTCAAATAGAATCTTACAAACAAAAAATCCATCAATTGCCTGAAAAAATAGAAAAATTGATTTTAAATACGAAAGAAATTGATAAAATCGCAGAAAAACTGCACAATAAAAAAAGTCTAATCATTCTGGGAAGAGGACAAAACTTCGGTCTGGCTGAAGAATGCGCTCTTAAAATAAAAGAAACCTGCTATATAAATACGGGCGGCTATCCGACAGGGGAATTTCTCCATGGACATCTGGCAATGCTGGATGAAAACTCCACTGTGATCTCAATAATAACTAAATGCGGATTGCAAGATGAAGCAAATTATACACTCTCTACCGGTAATACAATGCAATTAATTAAAAAAAGAGATGCTGATGTTGTTATAGTAAAAGATTTTGCTGATAGCTATATAGAATCAAAACTTTCAGAATTTAAAGCAGAATATCTTAATATTTCTAAGTTTGATGAAGACTTTTCACCTGTTTATTCCGCAGTTGTTTTGCATTTGTTGGCATACAAAATGGCGGAACTTCTTGGAAATGACGTAAATAACCCGAGAAGCCTGAGCAAAACCGTTTCAAACGAATAA